gttggttttgggggagcGGATGTACTTGTTGCGGCCGTcgccttggtcttggccgTTGACGAAAACGCCGAACATGGTTGCGTGGGCGGAGATTAGGGGGGTGAATGCCAGTAAGGCGGCGAGTGTTGAGGTGCTGAAAAGCATTTTTGGGCAGAATTGCTGTGATGTTGAAAAGGAACGGCTGGCGCAAGCGCTTTGACTAGAAAAGGAATGACTGTTTGTATCGCCACAACAAACGGATCTGACGAGTTGGGATGAATGAATGCTGGGATAATAATCGTGCGCGCACAAGAGAACCTTCTTATATCTCCAGGATTCAATCATGGACTGTCAGTCGGTAAAGAATCCATGGTGACCTATAGGTCAATACGGCCAGGACATCAAGGCCTCGGGAGCACAATGAGGTCAGCAATGCGGCGAACTGCTAAGAAAACATTCGTCCAGTGCTTGGGTGGGTCAAATATGGTCCTTGTAGAAGGCAAGGATGCAAGGTGTCTAGCAGCATCATTGGTTAACTTTCTTATCTTTTAGGAAAAGACCATTATTTGGCACCCATCTGGCCTGTCTGTGTTTCAGGGGATAGTTCAGACGAGGTCACGCTTTGTGGGGATATCGCCGGTGTCCCGGCAAGCTGGGCGGGATGCTGGGCCGCTCGCTGTGCCGTTGGCTTTGAGATGTGTTGAATAAGGCCCTATGAAACATGGCCAAGGTGCTCGCTGGTAATGGTGTGCTGCAAGGGGTGAAGGTTCAAAAAGGCGCAGCTATGGCCAGATTCCCGACCAACAACCTTGATGGAAGTCAGAACTTAGATGCGCCAATCTTCCCAACGGCTAAATCAATGAGACTAGGGTCTTTTTGAACTTTGATAACGTCGTGTTGCAAGTTTTCAATTTCTGTGTCAATCTGAAATAGTCGCTGAATGAATTGATAGGGTTGAATGAGAGCGAGAAAGCGATGTTTGACTAAACTTGCCCTTGACCATACACGCGATACTTTAGGAACAGTTTTTGAACAGTTAGGAACGCAAACGGTTCGAGGCTTGCAATCGGCCTCCTTATCAATGGATATTCGGACTCGATCATTTGGACAATCGTCAACTGTTTGTTCCCACTCAGGGGCCCCCTTTTCTTGGACGTACTCCGCCATGAGCACCATGCGGCCCGGCTTCCCGCATCAGTGTGGAGAAATAACAAACACCAAAGCGGCAACTCCGCCACAGTCGGCGCACCTCGGCCCCGCCATCCAATAGCCACGTTTTAGAACCCGAACTAATACCGCCCAAACACAACCCCGCGTTTATTCAAGCCACCATATGAGAGCATAAAACGGTGAATACATTCACACTTATAACTTAAAATCAGTTGGAAGATCTCACTATTCTTTTCTCACCAAGTCTATCTCCAACCCACCATAATAATGtccacccccgtccccccagGCCACCCCGACTTCGACCCCGCCGAAAACAAACGGCGCATGGAAGCCGGCGAGCTCTACTACGCCTTCCACCCCGACATCTCCAGCGCCCGCAGAAAATGCATCGCCGCCTGCAACGACTTCAACGCCGTAGGCTCCCGCGCTGACTTCACCCGGCGGCAAATGGTTGAGCTGTGGAAAAAGTAGCCCTCCCCCACTCCCCTTTCTCACCCTGATACTGGCTCACCCTATAGAATCATCTGTGAcgacacccccaacccccccgtcCTCGCAGACCCCAAACAGGACGAAGCCCAATTCACCCTCGCCTACCCCTACATTGACGGCCCCATCAAGGTCGACATGGGGTTCAACCTCAAGTTTGGCGAGCAAGTTTACATCAACTACAACTCCACTTGGCTGGATACTTGTACTATCACCGTTGGGTCGAGGACGCTGATTGGACCGAATTGCTCGTTTTATACCGCCACTCACCCGCTTGATCCGTTTCAGAGGAATGGGCTCAAGGGGCCGGAGGCGGGGAAGCCGATTGTGATTGGGGAGGATTgctggtttggggggagtgTGACTGTTTTAGGGGGTGTGACtattgggaggggggttacTGTTGGGGCGGGGAGTGTGGTGACCAAGGATGTGCCTgattttgttgttgtggttggtaaCCCGGCGAGGAttgtgaggaggttggatgaGGCGAAGGaaaggtgggagaggggcgAAAGGATTGGGGAGAGTGCGtaaggtggtgatggttgattGGAAAGCGAAGTTGGAGTATAGCGTTGGAGTTGGAAGCTGCATGTGGATAGACCTTAGGTAGAGGTATGTTTTGGTTTGGACATGATTGTTACGATCACGgcttttttggtttcttccAGGGGACAGACCAAGCCGACTTTGACTTGGGCTCCGTAGTTTTGGTCTCGTCAGTCTTCTTTGCTTCCTCCATTTTCCTCACTACTTCCTGCTGGAACACCATCCACTTCGCTTCCATATCCTGCTGGCTGATCTCCGGCTTTCCCCCGAGAGGTGCAGTATCAGCATCTTCCTGACCGTTGTACTGACCATCCTTCACGTTAAGAACCTGACACAGGGATTCCGCCTTGCCAACCAGCCATTTTCCATGTACCATGCCGTTTCTCCAGTGATCTGGCAATGCAGCAAAGCCCAGATAGGCTCCAAGCAACGCTCCGGCAAAGCAGGCATTTGTGTCGGCATCTCCACCCTTCATAACCAGCTCCGTGATCAGCTCCTCAAAAAGCCTTGATCGGTCGAGCACCCCACGGTTTCTGTCCATGGCCATCCTaagcaacaccacccccgcccccaacGTCTTATAGACAAACCCAATCGAAgccccatcatccaacctcaacccttCCAGCCCATCTTTTCCATCACAAACCCTCCACAACTCCTCCCAATCCACCCCCGGATCCTCTTCCCGCCTCCCTGTTACACTCTCataccacctcctccccctctcaatCACCCCGTCAATATCCTCTCCCCTCGTCACCTCGCCCCTCACCAACTCCCTGACCAACCCACTCCCCACAACGCAAGCAACCACACACCTAGGGTCAACATGCGTCGCCCTCGAAATCTCCGCCCCCAACTCAAAACACTTggtttcctcctcccaaaccgtcatcaaccccaacacaTGCGTCCTCATCAAACTCCCATTCGGCGCAGCAAATCTGTTGGTCCCCCTCCAGTACCCCCTCGCGATTCCTTCCGGCTCTTCCGCAAACCCCTTACTCGCCAACACAGTCCCAAgcaacctccccaatccgAGCGGCATCGTCCCCAACGGCTTGAACCCCTGAGAAGCCCATATTCTCAAGCGGGAGGCGAAATCACTCTGCGTGGGGAAGACGTGGCTTGATGGTGTGGACTGATGTaaaaaagagaggaggaggaggagggagtggtcGGTGTCGTCTGTCCAGTGGCCTGGGGTGAAAGGGGCGCGGTGGcggtcgaggtggaagggggtggggccggggtggagggtgaaggtgcGGGAGGGGTAGAATGTTGCTGCTTGGGTCGAGGAGAGGAACTCGGTGTAGAGGCCTATTGTATCGCCCAGGGCTGAACCGATGAGGGAGCCGGTGATGCGGTCTTGGAGGGtgaagttgaggagggtggtgatggcttcttgggggagggaggggatgggtgaCATTTTTGGGGTGCGGATCGAGGTTCCAGGTAATTGTTGGGTGTGATGGTTCGGTTATTGATGAGATAGAGAGTGTGTGGTTGAAGTGAAAATGCAAGTCGGGTTTTGAGGGCTGTCAGCCTTCGGGGCTGAGTTCTGGCGCTAGCGCTCTAGGCCATAGGAGGTTAGCGGTGGCAGTTGTGTAACACCCCGGCATGCTACCGAAGTCGTATCCTCCTCAGTCTTCAACATCCCAGGATTTTCAGGGTCACGGATCCTTTCAAGGAGCTGGCCGCTTATCCACGAGTGAAGATATGCCTCTCCCACGAGGCCCCATGGTGGATGGAtttccatccccatcaagaCCCGCAGGTCTGATCACATGCAGCACTCCCAATCCAAGAAACATGGCAACTGTATCACCTGGCTCTGCATTGCCTGGACACAAGCCGAATTGTATgcaatcttctccctctgTATACCACTGTGTCTGGCAAGTGAAAAATCTTCGGCCGTGGGAAACCGCAGCAATCCTTTCATTGACGTTCTTGTTTAGAGGGTGATTCCAGCGCCGGCAGATATTTGGGAGAGAAGCTTCAGGTTCAACTTGATCGGTCCCGACAGGTCGGTCAACAAGGTAGTTAAAACCTTGGCTGGATACAGACACCATCATCGTTTTAAAGAAGCCACTGTGCAGGAATTCTTTCTCCTGGATGTGCTCCCCAAAAAAATGTGCGAACAGAGCTGCTGCTTGTTCCCCGGCAATCTGCCCAGCTATCTGGAGTTCGATCAGTGTCTGTGTGAACTCCTCAAGGGCATCTACCCCTATCATTTCTGCCCACTTTTTCCGTGACGCTAATTTATGTGCAGTCGGGTTGACCCGATCAGGCGCGTTGGCGTCGAGCATATCCCCAGTGCCTGTAATAATACCACATATCAAACCTTGGATAGCAAGCTGTTTGGTATCCTTGATCATCCTGGTCACTGCATGGGTTTCACCACCTGCTCTGAAGACAGCGTGTGGCTCCTCTTCAAAGTAGTCCAATGGCTCCCTTGGGTTCTGGCCAATAGTCGGAGGTGGAGATCCGCGATGATCCCAGAGCGGCATCCATGACGGGAAGCCCTCGGGCTTTTCGATGCCGCAGCAATCACGGAGGAATCGGAGACTCTTTTTGCAAGTCAGTTCAACGTCAAGAAGGTCCCATATGACATCAAAAACACTGAAAGTTGTATCGTAATGAGCCGTGGACAGGGGATCAAGCACGTGTTCGATTTGGGCCAAGCCTAGGATTGCGTAGACCTTGTCGCGAGGATCGGAGGCGCCAAAGCCGCGGAAGCAGCTGAACAATTCGTACATGGTCCAGCGGTCGCTGGATGATCTTAGTATCTGTTGTGAATGAGTAGGTGTGTATGCTTGTTCCGGAGGGAGGTATTTTGGCATCCTGTTTTTAATGACAGCATTTGGGCGTCTTGCATCTGTCGTCATAATCCGAAAGGGAGAGCGTCGTCAGTTGCGAGGCACTGTCCACATTTTTCAGGCCCCAACATTGGATTGCTCTCGGGGCTTTTGCCGGGTTATTCCGCCCCACGTCTCGAATTCTCGCGCAGGGTATTTCTTCTTCACGGCCTTCTGGAGCGATTGCAAGCATTGACCCATGAGCAACTTCAGCAAGCGTTATGATGTAAACAGGCCCACGACATGAATCTTCTTGGCGGCAGCGATCAGGCGTTGCCAATGATAAATCCGAAGACCAAGACCCTGTAAGTCATGAGAGTCCAGGGTGTCTAGTTTAGCAAGATCTCTCAGCGCGTCGGTAGCATGATGCAGAGTAAAGACGGCGCAATAGCAGATGTCCATCCATTCTATTCCGTGACAGCCGCACCGCCCCATCACGACTTCCTGGACAGTCCAAATACGAGAAAACCAAGGCCACTCAAAGATCGAGAGAAGGTCAAACCAGGGGCTGGTGAAAAAACCAGAAGGGGCCGTGGAGAGTAGCCACAGGAAGGTTTCCTGCTCAAGCTTGGCCGTGGCTTTCACCAAGCCCCGAGGCCAATCACCTGTGCATCCGGTCCGGACCCTCAACTGTTGCAAAAAGGCCACTCCTCACTCATCTTGGGGACCATTGTCCTCCCAGATCCATGCTATGACATCTGTGGCTGACCGATAGATGTGTCTCATGATGTCGACCTGGGACTCCCTCTCTTGGATATCATCTTGGTTGATGCAAATCGCATCGATCCATAACCTCTTGGGCCTGCCAGGGAGCCGGATGTAAAGCAGGGCGGTAAAAAAGTTTTAGCGGACGTCAAACGATGTTTCATTGAGCCGAATGACTTTTGTTGGTTCAGCTTCGCCCCAACCGTACGAAAGGCAGGTGTAATCGCCGGCTTGGTCGAGTGACGTGGCGTGGATTTGCAGCTTCAGAGGGTCAGTTCGATCGGGTGATGGTTCGAGATCTAGCAGTCGAATTTTCCGTCATTCAACGCTTAATGCGCTGTAAACAAATGCCATTTTATATATTGTTAAGGTATATACCCCTGTTTATTTACTGCTTCTCACGCTGTTTTATCACCTACCCATACTTTCGAAATGCTGTCGGCCTCTTCCCAGAAACCTCCTTCACCGAACTCTCTTCGTCACCAACCCTTTGGTTACTGCTCAACCTCAGTTCCACCTTGCGCTCCTGaccctcatcctcagtaACCCTTGCCATCAGCCTCCACACCTCCCATTTGTGCACCCCCACGCTGGTATTCTTGAGAAGCTCCGTCCCCCGACTGTTCATCGCCAACGTCATCAACTCGCCTAGCTGCTCCCACGCGCTGCTCCCAAACTTGCGATACACACACACCGTCCCGACAAAatgaaccaccaccaacaagacgTGCAACAATAAAACCCCAAAAGCGAGCTTGACAGACAACCCCTCAAAGTTATACTCATACACAAGCCTGTCTTGATCTGCCCCCACCAACGCATAATCCAATATCGCCCCATCATTCCGGTCCTCCTCACGGTTATCCAGCCGCATCCTCGACCAGGTCAACTCAGCAAGAGCATCAACAAGATACACCGCCAACGACCTCGAAAGCACTTGATACAGTTGATCGCCCCCGCCCTCGACCGCATAGTCGTAGATACGGTCATAGGCAAAACGTGACACGTTTGGTGTCTTGTAGTTGAGCGGATCAGATGACATATCCAGCGAGTTATTCAGGCTGTTCAGCCAGGGGACCGTCAAAGTGATGATGTCACCCAGGTCTTTTGACGCGTTCAAGGTGGCGTTTGTTATGGCGTGGGAGAATAACGGGAGGTCGCTGTTGGAATAGGACCAGACGGAGGAGCCCACCCAGCGGGCGTCGATGAAgcagagggcgagggaggtgccggtggtgttgtatCTTGTCCAAAAGGTGGCTGATGCCTGGACGGGGGCGTGACGGCCGAGGTCAATGAAGCCAAAGTGGCTTTTAGAGTTGTAAGCCACGTCGAGGAGCTCGTGAGGGATGAAAAAGGTTGGGTCGGAGCGGTAATAGAGTCCTGGGTCAAGGAGGAAGTTGAATGGTGCGTCTGCCATTGTTTCGCTCTTTAGGGGATCCTTTCTTGGGCGGCTGGGGTCGGTGCACTGGATGGCGATCCGGGGTTGTTCGAGTGGTATCGAGTCTCCGGTGCTGCTGGTCAGTTTGGCGGTTCTGCGTGTCTGCACAAAGTCTGATCGGTCCATGGAATATCCCTTCGCAACCTGCGAGGCGGCCAGTTTCATGGGAGTGGTTGCACCAACCACTGTCTGCAGTGACATGGAGCTCTTCCACCATGCAACCGATTTGCCTCCTGATGTCAGGTTTGTGGGCAGACCATGAGTACCACGGGCGATGTTCGACAGCCAGGACCAGTCGATGCTGTTGGGGTTATCATATCCCGCGTGCGCACAATCCGAGGAGGTCGTATCATTAGCTGCAGGGCAGTATTCTGGGATGCTTTTCCTGTCCATCGTCTTGGGGTAGATGCTTGACAGGGGCCCTATCGCGTATGGGTCGACGGAGCGATCTGGAGACATGTTCCACCAGCCAAGTTTGGGGAGCATCACGATACCAGAGCTCGCACCAGCCAGGGTGGCTATGGAGAAGCTGGCTACCATGATAAATGCCATCCAGACTGACGATAAAGTGAGGTCGTGAAATTGCGTCAAAGGTGCCAAGAATGAAGAGCTGAAGAGATAAAACGGTGAGCTGAGCTGAAAGGGTGCGGTCAGAAACCCAAAGGGGATGCCCTCTGAGCCGACAAGTTTCCGCCGAATATTTGAATACAGAATCTGGAAGAGTGAGGCGACGATGAGAGTCTCGTGGATCTTTGCTCCTACCAGCAGCGCAGACGAGATGTTCGAGTTTATGTCCGGCCACTCCATCCGATATCCATGCAAGACGAAGAGGGCTATTGTAATGGCCATTGCTGGGAACTGGAAGACCATGAACTGGCCCACTGATCGTTCGGTATCAGTGTGGAATATTCGTTTCCGGGGTTCCTCattcttttccttgtcttCGGCGTCTAGCAGGTCGTCTTCGAGTATTTGGATCCATTCCGGCTGCTTGCTATCTCGCTTTCTGCCCAATCTGGATGGAAgcttgggtggtggtctaGGTCTAGGTGGCAGTTTGGgtgctggtcttggtggaAGTTCTGgtgctggtcttggtggcagcCTGGGCGCTGGTCTGGGTGAGGGGGAAATGTCGAgatcatcctcgccatcgaGATGTTGATATCGCGAAACCTTTTGGCTTGACATACTGCCTCTTCAAAAGGTCTCGTTTGAACGAGGAGCTTAAGGCTGGGCCtctcgacaacaacaacaagaagacaaTCGTGTTTTCATACTCTTGACGATACATTTGCGCTTCAACACCTTGGCGGCTAAAGCTGTGCTGTGCCACCATCGTGGGTTTGATCGCCACACAAGCCTCCGATTTAACCAATCACAGCCAGAGCTGAGCCTAGCCAGCACGCCAGGCACCGGGAATACGCTGCAATCCTTCGGACACTGCCACCGGTCTAGCTTATGAATTGCACTGATGTGCAAAACTTGCTCTTGTCTTTTGTTGAGAGCTAGTTTGACTGGGAGACTGGATAACGGATATGATATTACAGGTAGGTGAGACTAGGTTAATGAGGAAGCTGTTGTTCACACCATAATTCATATGGCTGATGTTTATTTGATGTTGGATGCGTTAACAGAACTATTTCCTCAATTCTGGTGTTGACCTTCCACCGTAACTCCATGTCCGTTTAATAAAGGGATAAACAAAACCTACCTCTTGCACTGATCAAGTATCACCAGAGAGCAAGCAGAATCTGGCTGGATGCCTGGGCTTCAACCCCGCAATTGTCACGCTCATCTATGACAACGTGCAAAAATGGCGTGACTAGCAACCGAAGGTGTAGTGGTGCTCTCTGTTATAGGACAGGTGTCTGTCGCACAGAGCTGTACTCGGATTCTTTCCCAATACAGCCATTTACGTGCGGTGGCTCTCGCCATGATTTGTCTCTCAACGCCAAGCTGATCAATAGTGGCGGAGGCTGAGGACAGCATCAAGTTCGGTCTGGGTACCAAATAATCAAGCTCATTCGGACATTGTGTCATCAGACTATTTATCTCATGGTTGTGAATACGAATCATACGAGGACGATATGTACGTCTTCGGTGATGAGATGGTCTATAAGAACCCCGGGAGACTCCAGCATGCTGTCCTAGCTTTTGCCACCAGTTCACGACCCTTTCGCAAACCCTCAACACAAGCAACGCAGACTGTGAATTGAAGCGTTGAACGAAGGTTTATCCCAATCTATTGGAAGCACTCAAGATGGCTTCCCAACAGCCCATTGTTGAAGCACCCCCCGCTGGGCCTCCCAAAATCGCCCTGAAGCTGACCCCTGCTGGCCACAAGAAGCAACAGGAGGATCCCACCTTCATTGCTGAACTGATCGACAGGGCCCAGAATGGTCGGAGTGGCTTTGTTCCCAATGTCAATCCCCTTATCCCTGAAGAAAATCGCCCTGCTCGTCTCTTCAGTCGTattgccgctgccgccgcatCTGATCCCACCGCCGACCTTCCCAACTTTGACGTCTGGTATGAGGTTGCTTTGGAGGGTCAGTCACGTCTTTCCAGACTCGAAACAGAGACTGCGACGACTTCTCAAACACCTGCCGATGGCGGAGATTACTCTCTTCCCAAGGAGACTCTTGAGCTCATCCACAAGCTTCATCGCCTCGAAGAGGTCGAAAGCGTCCACGCACTTCAAGCCGGCCCTCCACCTGCCGTCAATCCCAGCGATGACCCCCGAAGTGTAAATCAGGGGTACCTCGATGCGGCACCGGCTGGCATTAACGCCCGATATGCCTGGGGCTTTCCTGGTGGGGATGGCTTGGGGGTCAACATTGTCGACATGGAACAGGGATGGAAGCTTGACCACGAGGATCTTCAGGCGGCCGGTATCACATTGATCTCGGGGTACAATGTCGCCTATTACTCCCATGGAACTGCCGTGTTGGGTGAGATGCTTCAGGTGGACAACGCCATAGGAGGAGTTGGCATTGTCCCCAAGGTGAAGGGGCGGGTTATTTCCCAGCATCGGTCGACAGGCTACAACACCGCGGCCGCCATACTGGATGCCGTGAACAACATGGCCTTTGGAGatattcttctccttgaagcTCAGGAAAATGACCCTGTGGGAGGGCAGTATTATTGGCCTGTCTCCGTTGCCGACGCCAACTTTGATGCCATCCGTCTGGCTTCTGCTCTGGGCATCACTGTCATTGAAGCAGCCTGCAACGGTGGGTATGACCTTGATGCCTATGTCAACCTCTCGGGCAAGTACATCTTCAACCGCTCCAGCCCAGACTACAAAGAGTCCGGTGCCACCATGGTGGGCGCCTCCAGCTCTGCCGCACCACACTACCGCCTGTGGTACTCCAACCACGGCTCCCGGGTCGACGTCTATGCCTGGGGTGAAAACATTGacaccaccttcaccgacGACAACTCTGGCACCGACAACTCCTACACCGACTACTTCAGCGGCACTTCCGGTGCCTCtcccatcatcgtcggcgcagcagcagcagtccaAGGCATAGCCAACGCCACCCTCGGATACAAATTCTCCCCCTTGCAGCTCCGCCAAATCCTCACCACAAACGGAACACCAAGcagcaccccctccaccgacCGCATCGGCGTCATGCCCAACCTCcgcgccatcatcgacggCCGCTTCATCAACCTTGCCCCCGACCTCTACATAAGAGACTACCCCGCCGACAACGGCCGGGTCCCCTCCTCAGGCACAgtctccaactcccccgacatcatcatccgccaaACCCCcgttcccaacccccaagcccTTTTTGGGTCCGGCTCAGGCAATGaaaacaacacctccctttcccaacccatcctcgCGGGGCGTGACCACAGCATCTACATCCGATTGCTCAACCGCGGCGGGTCAGCAGCGCAGAATGCAAAGGTGACTGTATACCACGCCCCGGCAGcaaccctcatcacccccaacctgTGGACTCTAATCGGGACAGTCACCCTCCCTTCTGCTGTCCCCACTGGCCGAGTCTTGACTGTGTCCCCGAGACTTTCCTGGCCAGCGAGTAAAGTCCCCAACGTCGGACCGGGCGGGTACTCCTTTGTGGCAGTCGCAACAACAGACAAGGACCCTGCGCCTGTCCTACCTGGTACTTTCCCCGCGTTTGTGGAGTTTGTGAGCAGGAATAATAATGTGGCTTGGAAGAGTTTCAACGTGGTTAACCCCCCGCCTGGTGGTACTGGGGTTAGTAGATTACCAGTTGGAATCGCAGGGGCGTTTGATGCACCGAGACGCTTCGCGGTAAGGGGAGTGGGAT
The sequence above is a segment of the Podospora pseudoanserina strain CBS 124.78 chromosome 5, whole genome shotgun sequence genome. Coding sequences within it:
- a CDS encoding hypothetical protein (COG:E; EggNog:ENOG503NZB6), giving the protein MSTPVPPGHPDFDPAENKRRMEAGELYYAFHPDISSARRKCIAACNDFNAVGSRADFTRRQMVELWKKIICDDTPNPPVLADPKQDEAQFTLAYPYIDGPIKVDMGFNLKFGEQVYINYNSTWLDTCTITVGSRTLIGPNCSFYTATHPLDPFQRNGLKGPEAGKPIVIGEDCWFGGSVTVLGGVTIGRGVTVGAGSVVTKDVPDFVVVVGNPARIVRRLDEAKERWERGERIGESA
- a CDS encoding hypothetical protein (COG:O; EggNog:ENOG503NVK4), with the translated sequence MSPIPSLPQEAITTLLNFTLQDRITGSLIGSALGDTIGLYTEFLSSTQAATFYPSRTFTLHPGPTPFHLDRHRAPFTPGHWTDDTDHSLLLLLSFLHQSTPSSHVFPTQSDFASRLRIWASQGFKPLGTMPLGLGRLLGTVLASKGFAEEPEGIARGYWRGTNRFAAPNGSLMRTHVLGLMTVWEEETKCFELGAEISRATHVDPRGEDIDGVIERGRRWYESVTGRREEDPGVDWEELWRVCDGKDGLEGLRLDDGASIGFVYKTLGAGVVLLRMAMDRNRGVLDRSRLFEELITELVMKGGDADTNACFAGALLGAYLGFAALPDHWRNGMVHGKWLVGKAESLCQVLNVKDGQYNGQEDADTAPLGGKPEISQQDMEAKWMVFQQEVVRKMEEAKKTDETKTTEPKSKSAWSVPWKKPKKP
- a CDS encoding hypothetical protein (EggNog:ENOG502SIE8; COG:S) — translated: MTTDARRPNAVIKNRMPKYLPPEQAYTPTHSQQILRSSSDRWTMYELFSCFRGFGASDPRDKVYAILGLAQIEHVLDPLSTAHYDTTFSVFDVIWDLLDVELTCKKSLRFLRDCCGIEKPEGFPSWMPLWDHRGSPPPTIGQNPREPLDYFEEEPHAVFRAGGETHAVTRMIKDTKQLAIQGLICGIITGTGDMLDANAPDRVNPTAHKLASRKKWAEMIGVDALEEFTQTLIELQIAGQIAGEQAAALFAHFFGEHIQEKEFLHSGFFKTMMVSVSSQGFNYLVDRPVGTDQVEPEASLPNICRRWNHPLNKNVNERIAAVSHGRRFFTCQTQWYTEGEDCIQFGLCPGNAEPGDTVAMFLGLGVLHVIRPAGLDGDGNPSTMGPRGRGISSLVDKRPAP
- a CDS encoding hypothetical protein (antiSMASH:Cluster_12) — translated: MGRCGCHGIEWMDICYCAVFTLHHATDALRDLAKLDTLDSHDLQGLGLRIYHWQRLIAAAKKIHVVGLFTS
- a CDS encoding hypothetical protein (antiSMASH:Cluster_12; EggNog:ENOG503P53G) → MVAQHSFSRQGVEAQMYRQEYENTIVFLLLLSRGPALSSSFKRDLLKRHQKVSRYQHLDGEDDLDISPSPRPAPRLPPRPAPELPPRPAPKLPPRPRPPPKLPSRLGRKRDSKQPEWIQILEDDLLDAEDKEKNEEPRKRIFHTDTERSVGQFMVFQFPAMAITIALFVLHGYRMEWPDINSNISSALLVGAKIHETLIVASLFQILYSNIRRKLVGSEGIPFGFLTAPFQLSSPFYLFSSSFLAPLTQFHDLTLSSVWMAFIMVASFSIATLAGASSGIVMLPKLGWWNMSPDRSVDPYAIGPLSSIYPKTMDRKSIPEYCPAANDTTSSDCAHAGYDNPNSIDWSWLSNIARGTHGLPTNLTSGGKSVAWWKSSMSLQTVVGATTPMKLAASQVAKGYSMDRSDFVQTRRTAKLTSSTGDSIPLEQPRIAIQCTDPSRPRKDPLKSETMADAPFNFLLDPGLYYRSDPTFFIPHELLDVAYNSKSHFGFIDLGRHAPVQASATFWTRYNTTGTSLALCFIDARWVGSSVWSYSNSDLPLFSHAITNATLNASKDLGDIITLTVPWLNSLNNSLDMSSDPLNYKTPNVSRFAYDRIYDYAVEGGGDQLYQVLSRSLAVYLVDALAELTWSRMRLDNREEDRNDGAILDYALVGADQDRLVYEYNFEGLSVKLAFGVLLLHVLLVVVHFVGTVCVYRKFGSSAWEQLGELMTLAMNSRGTELLKNTSVGVHKWEVWRLMARVTEDEGQERKVELRLSSNQRVGDEESSVKEVSGKRPTAFRKYG
- a CDS encoding hypothetical protein (EggNog:ENOG503Q4W1; SMCOG1075:alkaline serine protease; SMCOG1075: subtilase family; MEROPS:MER0001928; antiSMASH:Cluster_12; COG:O); the encoded protein is MASQQPIVEAPPAGPPKIALKLTPAGHKKQQEDPTFIAELIDRAQNGRSGFVPNVNPLIPEENRPARLFSRIAAAAASDPTADLPNFDVWYEVALEGQSRLSRLETETATTSQTPADGGDYSLPKETLELIHKLHRLEEVESVHALQAGPPPAVNPSDDPRSVNQGYLDAAPAGINARYAWGFPGGDGLGVNIVDMEQGWKLDHEDLQAAGITLISGYNVAYYSHGTAVLGEMLQVDNAIGGVGIVPKVKGRVISQHRSTGYNTAAAILDAVNNMAFGDILLLEAQENDPVGGQYYWPVSVADANFDAIRLASALGITVIEAACNGGYDLDAYVNLSGKYIFNRSSPDYKESGATMVGASSSAAPHYRLWYSNHGSRVDVYAWGENIDTTFTDDNSGTDNSYTDYFSGTSGASPIIVGAAAAVQGIANATLGYKFSPLQLRQILTTNGTPSSTPSTDRIGVMPNLRAIIDGRFINLAPDLYIRDYPADNGRVPSSGTVSNSPDIIIRQTPVPNPQALFGSGSGNENNTSLSQPILAGRDHSIYIRLLNRGGSAAQNAKVTVYHAPAATLITPNLWTLIGTVTLPSAVPTGRVLTVSPRLSWPASKVPNVGPGGYSFVAVATTDKDPAPVLPGTFPAFVEFVSRNNNVAWKSFNVVNPPPGGTGVSRLPVGIAGAFDAPRRFAVRGVGSLPVGSEVRLEVPGDLARRLGVVTPLGVEEKGVVVLPLHPFGRGEIGEGILPVGSVSRCELVVRVPGEGVKGEGQWEYEIVQEWEGVEVGRVTWRFEGGDKEDVQ